Proteins encoded in a region of the Athene noctua chromosome 4, bAthNoc1.hap1.1, whole genome shotgun sequence genome:
- the SETD7 gene encoding histone-lysine N-methyltransferase SETD7 isoform X2, with protein MDSDEETLEETVEGHLDDDGLPHGFCTVTYSSTDRFEGNFVHGEKNGRGKFFFFDGSTLEGYYVDDALQGQGIYTYEDGVVLHGTYVDGELNGPAQEYDSDGRLIFKGQYKDNIRHGVCWIYYPDGGSLVGEVNEEGEMTGEKIAYVYPDGKTAYSGRFIDGEMIEAKLATLTSVEDGKPQFEVVPGSPAYSFDKSTSSCISTNALLPDPYESERVYVDVSLISSAGEGLFSKIAAEASTVMSFYNGVRITHQEVDSRDWALNGNTISLDDETVIDVPEPYNHAAKYCASLGHKANHSFTPNCIYDPFVHPRFGPIKCIRTIRAVEKDEELTVAYGYDHNPVGQNGPEAPEWYQLELKAFQAAQQK; from the exons atggacAGCGACGAGGAGACGCTGGAGGAGACCGTGGAAG GGCATCTAGATGATGATGGGTTGCCACATGGATTCTGTACAGTCACCTATTCATCAACAGACAGATTTGAGGGAAACTTTGTGCATGGAGAAAAGAATGGCCGTGGCAAGTTCTTCTTTTTTGATGGAAG CACCCTGGAAGGGTACTATGTTGATGATGCCCTTCAAGGCCAGGGAATCTACACTTATGAGGATGGAGTTGTCCTTCATGGCACATATGTGGATGGAGAGCTGAATGGACCAGCCCAGGAGTATGACAGTGACGGGCGGCTGATATTCAAAGGGCAGTATAAAGACAACATTCGACATGGAGTTTGTTGGATTTATTACCCG GATGGAGGCAGCCTTGTGGGAGAAGTGAATGAAGAAGGGGAGATGACTGGAGAGAAAATAGCCTATGTGTACCCTGATGGAAAGACTGCGTATTCTGGAAGGTTCATAGATGGAGAAATGATAGAAGCAAAACTGGCAACTCTGACATCTGTAGAGGATGGGAAACCTCAGTTTGAAGTAGTACCAGGCA gcCCAGCATACAGTTTTGACAAATCTACTTCATCCTGCATTTCCACAAATGCTCTTCTTCCTGATCCTTATGAGTCAGAGAG GGTGTATGTTGATGTCTCTCTCATTTCCAGTGCTGGAGAaggattattttcaaaaatagCAGCAGAAGCCAGTACAGTTATGTCCTTTTACAACGGAGTGCGAATTACACACCAGGAg GTAGACAGCAGAGACTGGGCCCTCAATGGAAATACAATATCCCTGGATGACGAAACAGTCATAGATGTGCCAGAGCCCTACAACCACGCTGCCAAGTACTGTGCCTCTCTGGGGCATAAGGCCAACCATTCTTTCACTCCTAACTGCATCTACGACCC GTTTGTCCATCCTCGGTTTGGGCCTATCAAGTGTATCCGAACCATCAGGGCTGTGGAGAAGGATGAAGAATTAACAGTGGCTTATGGATACGATCACAACCCCGTTGGGCAAAACGGGCCAGAAGCACCAGAGTGGTACCAGCTGGAACTGAAAGCTTTCCAGGCTGCCCAGCAAAAGTGA
- the SETD7 gene encoding histone-lysine N-methyltransferase SETD7 isoform X1 gives MDSDEETLEETVEGHLDDDGLPHGFCTVTYSSTDRFEGNFVHGEKNGRGKFFFFDGSTLEGYYVDDALQGQGIYTYEDGVVLHGTYVDGELNGPAQEYDSDGRLIFKGQYKDNIRHGVCWIYYPDGGSLVGEVNEEGEMTGEKIAYVYPDGKTAYSGRFIDGEMIEAKLATLTSVEDGKPQFEVVPGSPAYSFDKSTSSCISTNALLPDPYESERVYVDVSLISSAGEGLFSKIAAEASTVMSFYNGVRITHQEVDSRDWALNGNTISLDDETVIDVPEPYNHAAKYCASLGHKANHSFTPNCIYDPLAEVFCSLSRFVHPRFGPIKCIRTIRAVEKDEELTVAYGYDHNPVGQNGPEAPEWYQLELKAFQAAQQK, from the exons atggacAGCGACGAGGAGACGCTGGAGGAGACCGTGGAAG GGCATCTAGATGATGATGGGTTGCCACATGGATTCTGTACAGTCACCTATTCATCAACAGACAGATTTGAGGGAAACTTTGTGCATGGAGAAAAGAATGGCCGTGGCAAGTTCTTCTTTTTTGATGGAAG CACCCTGGAAGGGTACTATGTTGATGATGCCCTTCAAGGCCAGGGAATCTACACTTATGAGGATGGAGTTGTCCTTCATGGCACATATGTGGATGGAGAGCTGAATGGACCAGCCCAGGAGTATGACAGTGACGGGCGGCTGATATTCAAAGGGCAGTATAAAGACAACATTCGACATGGAGTTTGTTGGATTTATTACCCG GATGGAGGCAGCCTTGTGGGAGAAGTGAATGAAGAAGGGGAGATGACTGGAGAGAAAATAGCCTATGTGTACCCTGATGGAAAGACTGCGTATTCTGGAAGGTTCATAGATGGAGAAATGATAGAAGCAAAACTGGCAACTCTGACATCTGTAGAGGATGGGAAACCTCAGTTTGAAGTAGTACCAGGCA gcCCAGCATACAGTTTTGACAAATCTACTTCATCCTGCATTTCCACAAATGCTCTTCTTCCTGATCCTTATGAGTCAGAGAG GGTGTATGTTGATGTCTCTCTCATTTCCAGTGCTGGAGAaggattattttcaaaaatagCAGCAGAAGCCAGTACAGTTATGTCCTTTTACAACGGAGTGCGAATTACACACCAGGAg GTAGACAGCAGAGACTGGGCCCTCAATGGAAATACAATATCCCTGGATGACGAAACAGTCATAGATGTGCCAGAGCCCTACAACCACGCTGCCAAGTACTGTGCCTCTCTGGGGCATAAGGCCAACCATTCTTTCACTCCTAACTGCATCTACGACCC CCTAGCAGAGGTGTTTTGTTCTCTGTCTAGGTTTGTCCATCCTCGGTTTGGGCCTATCAAGTGTATCCGAACCATCAGGGCTGTGGAGAAGGATGAAGAATTAACAGTGGCTTATGGATACGATCACAACCCCGTTGGGCAAAACGGGCCAGAAGCACCAGAGTGGTACCAGCTGGAACTGAAAGCTTTCCAGGCTGCCCAGCAAAAGTGA
- the SETD7 gene encoding histone-lysine N-methyltransferase SETD7 isoform X3, with product MDSDEETLEETVEGHLDDDGLPHGFCTVTYSSTDRFEGNFVHGEKNGRGKFFFFDGSTLEGYYVDDALQGQGIYTYEDGVVLHGTYVDGELNGPAQEYDSDGRLIFKGQYKDNIRHGVCWIYYPDGGSLVGEVNEEGEMTGEKIAYVYPDGKTAYSGRFIDGEMIEAKLATLTSVEDGKPQFEVVPGSPAYSFDKSTSSCISTNALLPDPYESERVYVDVSLISSAGEGLFSKIAAEASTVMSFYNGVRITHQEVKERKK from the exons atggacAGCGACGAGGAGACGCTGGAGGAGACCGTGGAAG GGCATCTAGATGATGATGGGTTGCCACATGGATTCTGTACAGTCACCTATTCATCAACAGACAGATTTGAGGGAAACTTTGTGCATGGAGAAAAGAATGGCCGTGGCAAGTTCTTCTTTTTTGATGGAAG CACCCTGGAAGGGTACTATGTTGATGATGCCCTTCAAGGCCAGGGAATCTACACTTATGAGGATGGAGTTGTCCTTCATGGCACATATGTGGATGGAGAGCTGAATGGACCAGCCCAGGAGTATGACAGTGACGGGCGGCTGATATTCAAAGGGCAGTATAAAGACAACATTCGACATGGAGTTTGTTGGATTTATTACCCG GATGGAGGCAGCCTTGTGGGAGAAGTGAATGAAGAAGGGGAGATGACTGGAGAGAAAATAGCCTATGTGTACCCTGATGGAAAGACTGCGTATTCTGGAAGGTTCATAGATGGAGAAATGATAGAAGCAAAACTGGCAACTCTGACATCTGTAGAGGATGGGAAACCTCAGTTTGAAGTAGTACCAGGCA gcCCAGCATACAGTTTTGACAAATCTACTTCATCCTGCATTTCCACAAATGCTCTTCTTCCTGATCCTTATGAGTCAGAGAG GGTGTATGTTGATGTCTCTCTCATTTCCAGTGCTGGAGAaggattattttcaaaaatagCAGCAGAAGCCAGTACAGTTATGTCCTTTTACAACGGAGTGCGAATTACACACCAGGAggtaaaggagagaaaaaa GTAG